From a single Pirellulales bacterium genomic region:
- the arsM gene encoding arsenite methyltransferase, whose translation MSTEIKSAVQDRYGAVARSGLSTESPAVVRVAQAFGYTAEELASIPASANMGLSCGNPTATANLRPGEVVVDLGSGGGLDVFLAARKVGPTGKVVGIDMTADMIDRARRGAVESGLTNVEFHLAEIESLPLETASVDCVISNCVLNLVPDKGRAFAEIFRVLKPGGRLAVSDIALKQPLPAEVSKNVLAYVGCVAGAIEIDTYRQQLATAGFRDIAIIDTGADLTAYAEVEHAPSCSSAPQEKMGLPVVEQGCCGMGGKTIHEELADLLRRYDINAYAASVRVFAVKPDC comes from the coding sequence ATGTCGACCGAAATCAAATCTGCGGTTCAGGATCGGTACGGGGCCGTAGCCCGAAGTGGGCTTTCCACCGAGTCGCCGGCTGTCGTGCGCGTGGCTCAGGCCTTCGGCTATACGGCCGAGGAATTGGCGTCGATTCCGGCGAGCGCCAACATGGGGCTCTCCTGTGGCAACCCGACGGCCACCGCCAATCTGCGCCCCGGCGAAGTGGTCGTCGACCTCGGCTCCGGCGGCGGTCTCGACGTGTTTCTCGCGGCTCGAAAAGTCGGACCCACAGGCAAGGTCGTCGGCATCGACATGACGGCCGATATGATCGATCGGGCTCGCCGCGGCGCAGTCGAGTCCGGATTGACCAACGTCGAGTTTCACCTGGCGGAAATCGAGTCGTTGCCGCTGGAAACGGCGAGCGTCGATTGTGTGATCAGCAATTGCGTCTTGAACCTCGTGCCCGACAAGGGACGGGCGTTCGCCGAGATCTTCCGCGTGCTGAAGCCAGGCGGACGGTTGGCCGTGAGCGACATCGCGCTCAAACAACCGCTGCCCGCGGAAGTGTCCAAGAATGTGTTGGCCTACGTCGGCTGCGTCGCGGGCGCAATCGAGATCGACACGTATCGGCAACAACTGGCCACGGCAGGATTCCGCGATATCGCCATCATCGATACGGGCGCCGACCTGACCGCCTATGCCGAGGTCGAGCACGCGCCTTCTTGCTCGTCCGCGCCGCAAGAAAAAATGGGCTTGCCGGTCGTCGAGCAGGGCTGCTGCGGTATGGGCGGCAAGACCATCCACGAAGAATTGGCCGACTTGCTGCGGCGTTACGATATCAACGCGTATGCCGCCAGCGTTCGAGTGTTCGCCGTCAAGCCCGACTGTTAA
- a CDS encoding metalloregulator ArsR/SmtB family transcription factor: MPSRSCCSIETSGATKAEDRLAELAKALGHPLRVRILRILAKRKTCVCGELVDELPVAQSTVSQHLRMLKDAGLIQGEIDGPRICYCIAPRVMEELKDLVGRL, encoded by the coding sequence ATGCCTAGCCGGAGTTGCTGCTCCATCGAAACGAGCGGAGCGACGAAAGCCGAAGATCGCCTGGCAGAACTTGCCAAGGCGCTGGGGCATCCGTTGCGGGTCCGCATCTTGCGCATCCTGGCCAAGCGCAAGACGTGCGTCTGTGGCGAGCTGGTCGACGAGCTGCCCGTGGCGCAATCGACCGTCTCGCAGCATCTGCGGATGTTAAAGGATGCAGGCTTGATCCAAGGCGAGATCGACGGACCGCGGATTTGCTACTGCATTGCGCCGCGAGTGATGGAAGAACTGAAAGACCTGGTAGGACGGCTGTAG